A part of Cryptococcus gattii WM276 chromosome G, complete sequence genomic DNA contains:
- a CDS encoding Hypothetical Protein (Similar to TIGR gene model, INSD accession AAW44681.1): MTANLQPIVAFLKRTYPLPSLDPRWVRECVDALVEAGREPSIENVHTEFLYSDLSLCTRETPIFPEGELHDMIIFPKPTLLQIHAISEVGHSAYQIQTVMEQRSEVLSGRTRIRGLDDDGENEVEEGKVPPYPRGMLRLELGDGRRIVRAMEYKRINDIVLGQTSLGSKIVVQNVRVLRGILLLTPENSRVLTDSCVEELEDLQKDQFVRDLQRRLGKLGPDADRDGLVNPPPVIPPTVKGPGVQASKPARNVPRQPTRASAAQPVRATPQVPAPPDQHVPKRPAPSNAVAGPSNSKKAREAAIAEEDDFDGFDDFDESFLRQVDEAESRAYAIQTNLASRPAPVETDLYESDDDDFMILDESTIRQLDHVEAQAKRRQTSSAITKTKSVSTQKQRSTTNEVDDLENDEFEINESFIRQVDEAEALALANSSSTKKTIRKGVRSSSTTTRSATRSAVSDVIRSGTIQSTKDVVWRQTFLTDNSSDEEVDSQKENRVPEVIEISD; encoded by the exons ATGACGGCCAACTTACAGCCCATTGTTGCCTTCCTCAAACGAACTTATCCACTTCCATCTCTCGACCCG AGGTGGGTTCGTGAATGCGTAGATGCTCTCGTAGAGGCAGGAAGAGAACCTTCAATCGAAAATGTG CACACCGAATTCCTTTATTCTGATCTATCGCTGTGCACGCGAGAAACACCAATTTTTCCTGAAGGAGAGCTACATGATATGATTATCTTCCCCAAGCCGACTCTCCTCCAGATCCACGCCATAAGTGAAGTTGGCCACTCGGCTTATCAGATTCAGACTGTGATGGAACAGCGATCAGAGGTCCTTTCCGGTCGGACTCGAATAAGAGGACTTGACGACGACGGAGAGAAtgaggtggaagaagggaaggtGCCGCCCTACCCTCGTGGGATGTTAAGGTTAGAACTTGGAGATGGTAGAAGAATTGTGAGGGCCATGGAGTACAAGCGAATCAACGATATTGTTCTCGGACAAACTTCTCTGGGTTCCAAA ATTGTTGTCCAGAACGTCAGAGTTCTCCGCGGAATTCTCCTCCTCACGCCTGAGAATTCTCGAGTCCTTACCGATAGCTGTGTCGAAGAATTGGAAGATTTACAAAAGGATCAGTTTGTCCGTGATTTGCAAAGACGACTTGGAAAGCTTGGCCCAGATGCGGATCGTGATGGGCTGGTAAATCCACCGCCAGTGATACCTCCCACTGTGAAGGGTCCAGGAGTGCAAGCTTCGAAACCAGCTCGCAATGTCCCACGCCAGCCGACGAGAGCGTCTGCGGCCCAGCCAGTCCGAGCTACTCCTCAGGTCCCTGCCCCGCCGGATCAACATGTTCCCAAACGCCCTGCCCCTTCTAATGCTGTGGCGGGTCCTTCCAACAGTAAAAAAGCACGGGAGGCTGCCATTGCTGAAGAGGACGATTTTGATGGCTTTGATGATTTTGACGAGAGTTTTCTACGACAGGTGGACGAAGCAGAGTCTCGAGCATATGCCATCCAGACTAATTTGGCTTCCAGGCCTGCGCCCGTTGAAACTGATCTATATGAGAGTGATGACGATGATTTCATGATCCTTGATGAATCCACGATCCGCCAACTTGATCATGTCGAGGCCCAAGCAAAGCGAAGGCAAACAAGTAGTGCCATCACCAAAACAAAATCTGTCTCAACGCAAAAACAACGCTCCACGACAAATGAAGTTGATGATCTGGAGAATGATGAGTTTGAAATCAATGAGAGTTTCATTCGACAAGTCGACGAGGCAGAAGCTTTGGCATTGGCGAACTCTTCATCTACAAAAAAGACAATACGAAAAGGCGTTAGGTCTTCATCAACGACGACAAGATCAGCTACCAGGTCAGCGGTGTCGGACGTCATAAGAAGCGGAACAATACAAAGTACCAAAGATGTCGTATGGAGGCAGACATTTTTGACGGATAATTCGTCTGATGAAGAGGTAGATTCGCAGAAGGAGAATCGTGTACCAGAAGTTATAGAAATATCTGACTAA
- a CDS encoding Phosphatidylserine decarboxylase 1 precursor, putative (Similar to TIGR gene model, INSD accession AAW44679.1), with protein sequence MFFPQYGRVLTRSVNISYRHPTSVPICARFRRETVAASRPFVRSNSTKPPKFEPSGFKAESRKTGSTENVENHGSSKGKPLNAWSTPTKWYPIPIALGALVLLAVQYRKQTRGEIEVETQGPEGAVIRKSGDRVDGPWQVRVLGALPLRSLSRLWGYLNGLVLPVWFRPFGFKLYATIFGCNLDEVPKDLKEYESLGDFFYRELKDGARPIAEAPMVSPADGRVLHFGEIAGERVEQVKGITYSLEALLGSQSDIHGHPIEIPRSRSEIVDDEHFAKINNIPYSLSALLGQGPRGKGAEASYSEAEPVGKIEDASHPPEGQELGHDASVAASLGTSALGSKTDGSTKLPSLSENSKLFFLVIYLAPGDYHRFHSPTTWIVERRRHFTGDLFSVSPYIANRMKNLFVLNERVALLGRWKYGFYSMIPVGATNVGSIKVNFDEALRTNTRVLTHPPKTYAEATYNSASILKGQPLLAGDEMGGFKLGSTIVLVFEAPENWKFNLTAGERVKVGQPLGAFEE encoded by the exons ATGTTTTTCCCTCAGTACGGGCGAGTCCTAACTCGATCGGTAAACATCTCTTATCGGCATCCGACATCTGTTCCAATTTGCGCCCGTTTTCGCCGTGAGACCGTCGCAGCATCTCGTCCCTTTGTAAGATCCAATAGTACAAAACCCCCGAAGTTTGAACCATCAGGCTTCAAGGCGGAATCCAGGAAAACAGGATCAACAGAAAATGTTGAGAACCATGGAAGCTCAAAAGGCAAACCCCTGAACG CCTGGTCTACACCTACCAAATGGTACCCTATTCCCATTGCTCTCGGCGCGCTTGTATTACTAGCAGTCCAGTACCGCAAGCAAACTCGTGGTGAAATTGAGGTAGAAACACAGGGACCAGAAGGGGCGGTCATTAGAAAGTCTGGGGACCGAGTGGATGGACCATGGCAG GTGCGAGTATTGGGTGCTCTCCCACTGCGGTCTCTCTCACGATTGTGGGGCTATCTCAACGGCCTTGTTCTGCCCGTCTGGTTTCGTCCGTTCGGCTTCAAGCTATATGCCACGATCTTTGGTTGTAACCTTGATGAAGTGCCTAAAGACCTCAAAGAGTATGAGAGCTTGGGAGATTTCTTCTACCGAGAGCTTAAGGATGGTGCGAGACCTATAGCTGAAGCGCCTATG GTATCACCGGCAGATGGCCGAGTCCTTCATTTTGGAGAGATTGCTGGCGAGCGCGTCGAACAGGTCAAGGGTATCACGTACTCTCTTGAAGCCCTCCTTGGCTCACAATCCGATATCCATGGTCATCCGATCGAAATTCCACGCAGTCGGTCTGAGATTGTAGACGATGAACACTTTGCCAAAATCAATAATATTCCCTACTCTCTCTCAGCCCTCCTTGGTCAAGGTCCCAGAGGGAAGGGGGCTGAAGCTAGTTACTCCGAGGCCGAGCCCGTAGGCAAGATTGAAGATGCCAGTCATCCACCAGAGGGTCAGGAGCTTGGACATGACGCGTCAGTTGCTGCGTCCTTGGGTACCAGCGCTCTTGGCTCCAAGACCGATGGTTCTACCAAGTTGCCTAGTCTATCTGAAAATAGcaagctcttcttccttgtcATCTATCTTGCACCTGGCGACTATCACCGATTCCACTCCCCCACAACGTGGATAGTTGAGCGTCGTCGACACTTCACCGGCGATCTTTTCTCAGTCTCACCATACATCGCCAATAGGATGAAGAACTTGTTCGTGCTAAATGAACGTGTCGCCCTGCTCGGTCGTTGGAAGTATGGCTTCTATTCAATGATTCCTGTGGGTGCCACCAATGTCGGTTCAATCAAAGTGAATTTCGATGAGGCCCTGCGTACAAACACACGTGTTCTCACTCACCCCCCCAAGACCTACGCGGAAGCTACGTATAACTCAGCGTCCATATTGAAGGGACAACCGCTTCTGGCAGGTGACGAAATGGGTGGCTTTAAGTTGGGCAGTACCATTGTTCTTGTGTTCGAGGCGCCTGAGAACTGGAAATTCAACTTGACAGCTGGCGAA